DNA from Conexivisphaera calida:
AACTCACGACCTAGCATTCTCGATGCGGCATTAGATACTTCGCGCGCCTCACGCTTAGAGAAATACCTGAGTTTGAACTCGGGCACGTCAGACTGGTATATTCACGTCGTCTTTATAAAGAGTAGGGGTTTTGGGAAAGAAGTAAAATCCAGACCTTCAGGGAGGAGATACACGAACTTATCTCAATGCCTATAAATAATTGTTGATAATATAGATGCCTACCGTAGTGCTGAAGTTCCGCACGTATGCAGATGGTGCGACTGTGCGAGCGCTCAGGGCACTGCTGGACCGTGAATCGTGGCTACAACGCGGCGTTCAACACATTCACACGCACAGGGCATGGCCACCCATCAGCGCCGTTCGCGGCGTTCGCGCCTCATCGTTCTGCGTCATGTGACGCGTCCTTCATCAAGGTCAGTAGGGGTGTCACGATGACGGCCCGACGGCCGAGATAGGTCGCCGACAAAACCTAAATATGGAGCCACTCTCGCGGTCCGTCGGCATGTCCGATGCCGATATGACGCTAAATATACTTCAGAGCAGCATAGGCAGAACTGTGCTCATAAAACTGAAGGGTGGACGCACGATACGTGGTACTTTGAAGGGATACGATCATCACATGAACCTACTGCTTGAGGGATCCGAGGAGCTCAGGGAAGACGGCGCATCTAACAAGCTCGGCGTGATAGTGATACGCGGCGACAACGTGGTCCTGATCTCGCCGCCCGCTGACTGATAGCATCGGGCACTTCCTACATCATGCGGCTCTATCGTCATCACGTTTATAGTTATTTGATTAACATTTTACGTATAAATAAAATCTGTTTCAAGCAATCCGCCACTTATACAGCTCGTCTCCGACTCAATCAAAATCTTTTCAAGTTAGCATGTACATTATTAAATTGATACTAGACGGCGCGGGGGAGGCCTCACAACCCAGCCCGACACACGAGGAGCCGGGACCATACATGAATGCCACGGTCTTCCCCGCGCCCGAGGACAACGGAACGCGCACCGTCGTGCACCTCCTTCCGAATGGAGCGCGGGGCATCGAGCCATTGTGCGTATCATGGTCGAGGTCAAACGCTACCCTCGTGGTGTGATGACGTGCCCGGTCGGCGACCACAAACTGAACTCGGACCTCAACGGCGCGCTGAACATACTGAGGCGCGGCTCCGGGGTTCTCGTCAGGGGAAATCTCAGGCCGCTCTCGTTCATCGTGGACCACAACGGGATCGCGCTCACTAATTGTATAGCCTACACAAAGGGGATAACGCCCAAAACCCTGGCATCTATCCAACTTAGTCAAAGGTCGGGAAAAGGGTTATAAATTCATCCTCCGGCACTGGTGTAGCGGGTTACGCAGTGATCGTGCATGAAGGGAACGCCGTCGCGTGGAAGACACAGTAGGCACGTCGTCCATATAATCTGCAGAAGATGTGGTCATAAATCATATAATATAAAGAAGAAGCGCTGCTCATATTGCGGATATCCTGATCCGAAGTGGCGCGAGTACTCCTGGTCGAACTCCTGAGCAGCGCGACGTCATGACGGCGGTCGGTCACTCTATCCTGACGAGCGATTCCACGCGATAATCCCTAAGCATATCCCTGCCCTTCAGGTACACTAACTCCACTATGAATCCCATTCCGAGCACGGTGCCACCCATCTCCTCTATCAACTTGGCCGCTGCGCGCGCAGTGCCTCCGGTCGCCAGCAGATCGTCCACCAGGAGCACCTTCTGGCCGCTTGATATCGCGTCCTCATGTATCTCCATGGACTCCACACCATACTCCAGCTTGTACGATGTGGACCTCTTGCGCCATGGAAGTTTCCCCGGCTTCCTTATCGGCACGAATCCCGTGCCCAGTGCGAGCGCAACCGGTGCTCCCACGATGAATCCCCTGGCCTCCACGCCCACGACCGCATCTATCTTCAGGTCACGGAAGCGTCCGCTCAGACCATCTATCGCTG
Protein-coding regions in this window:
- a CDS encoding LSM domain-containing protein, with protein sequence MSDADMTLNILQSSIGRTVLIKLKGGRTIRGTLKGYDHHMNLLLEGSEELREDGASNKLGVIVIRGDNVVLISPPAD
- a CDS encoding 50S ribosomal protein L37e: MKGTPSRGRHSRHVVHIICRRCGHKSYNIKKKRCSYCGYPDPKWREYSWSNS
- a CDS encoding adenine phosphoribosyltransferase; amino-acid sequence: MGAYLRRYIRDIPDYPTKGVVFRDLTPLFKDATAFRSAIDGLSGRFRDLKIDAVVGVEARGFIVGAPVALALGTGFVPIRKPGKLPWRKRSTSYKLEYGVESMEIHEDAISSGQKVLLVDDLLATGGTARAAAKLIEEMGGTVLGMGFIVELVYLKGRDMLRDYRVESLVRIE